The window CAATGGGATTTTTCCTGTTGCGGAGAAACTCTTGGATAGTTCATTACAAATGCTGCGAACAATCCCTAACTTGGCATTAATTCCCCTAGTAATTTTATGGTTTGGTATTGGTGATCAAGCCAGATTATTTCTTGTCTCTATGGGGGTATTTTTCCCTTTATATTTAAATACATTTCATGGGATTCGTAGCGTCAATCCAGGATTGATTGAAATGGGACGAGTCTATGGATTAAAGCCCGTACAACTTTTGTGGCAAATCATTTTACCAGGGGCATTATCTTCAATTCTTGTCGGTGTACGCTTTTCTTTAGGAATTATGTGGCTAACACTGATTGTTGCCGAAACAATCGCTGCTGATTCTGGATTAGGCTACATGGCGATGAATGCCCGTGAATTTATGCAAACTGATGTTGTAGTTTTGAGTATTTTTATTTATGCCTTGTTAGGCAAATTAGCAGATGCAACTGCCAGATTTTTAGAAAGAAAATGGTTGGCTTGGCATCCTAATTATCAAAATGTCTAGTAATTCTCACTTCTCATCAGAAAAGAGAGTAGGGAGTAGGCTTTCTCACAAACAAAAATGGACAATGTACTAAGGAGGTATTATGAGTATTCATCCACAAGGAACCCAACTAAGTATTTTAGATTTAACGAAGGCTTTCGGTAAAAAAACTGTTTTAAATTCCATTAATTTGGAAGTATCACCTGGAGAATTTGTTGCCATTGTTGGACGTAGTGGTTGTGGTAAAAGTACCTTATTACGCCTTGTCTCTGGGTTAGAAAAAGCAAGTGCTGGCGGGATTCTGTTAGATGGAGAACCATTACGGAAATTGAGTAGTTCCGTCAGAGTGATGTTCCAAGATCCCCGCTTGTTGGAATGGAAGCGCGTCATTCAAAACGTAGGCTTAGGATTACAAAACAATTGGCGCGAAAAAGCCCAGTGGGCATTAGAACAGGTGGGATTGGATGATAGAGGGGAAGAATGGCCATCCGTACTCTCTGGAGGACAAAGACAAAGGGTATCTTTAGCTAGAGCCTTAGTGAGTCAACCCCGTTTATTACTATTAGATGAGCCTCTAGGCGCGTTAGATGCTCTGACTCGAATTGATATGCAAAAATTGATTGAAAAACTGTGGCAAGAACAGCAGTTTACAGCTTTTTTAGTAACTCATGATGTGGAAGAAGCTGTAGCCTTAGCAGACCGTGTAATTTTAATTGAAGACGGCAGAATCGCTCTTGATTTACCTGTCAATCTCCCTCGCCCCAGAGATAGAGGTAATGAAGTATTTGTGAGCATCAGAGAAACAATTCTCGACCAAGTAATGAATCGAGAAGGTAGCTATGCTTACAAGGAATTATTGCAGTTGGGCAGTTATTAATTCAAGAATAATGTGGTGATAGGAAAAGTAAAGGGTGTGACAAAGGAGTGTAGGGGTTGTGATGGTGTAGATAGAACAGGACTTACGCACAAAGATTATCTGTGGAGATTGGGTGTAAGGGTGAAAGGGTTTGGGGTGTAAGGATTTTGAATCAGTACACACGCCACTTGGCTCAAGTCGGGAAACCCGCCCACGCCAGTGGCTCCCCTATACCCCTGAACCCTCGCCACAACCCTTGATTTTTCGTTTTGAGGCGTAAGTCCATAGAAAAATCTACGCCATCATATCCTGATCCCAGTCAAGTTTCCGCACAAGAAAAAACGACCCTGTAATTCGGTGACTTAAACTATGAAAATCATTTTGCCTATCGAAATCGCTGCCGAAATTGAGCCACATCTATCGGCAGATACTAAGGTTGTACTGGTTGATAGTGATGGCAATCTTGATCAAAATGCGACGGATGCAGAGATTTATTTAAGTTGGTTTTTTCTCAAAAGCAATGTGTTGCATAAAGTGTTAGCAGCAGCACCCGCTTTACGTTGGCATCATGCGCCGAATGCAGGAGTAAATCATATTTTGACTCCGACTTATTTAGAACGGGACTTGATTCTGACGAATGGTGCAGGTGTTCATGCAATTCCGATCGCAGAATTTGTTTTAACTTATATACTTGCTCATGCTAAAAATCTGGCTGAATTGCAAGCGTTACAAGCAGAACACCACTGGAAAAGAGGTTTTCCGATTCAAGAATTAACTGATGCTACTTTGTTAATTATCGGTGCTGGTGGTATTGGTCAAGCGATCGCTGCTCGCGCTAAAGCTTTTGGGATGAAAATTATTGGTACTCGTCGCCACCCACAAGAATTAGCAAATTTTGATCAGGTTGTCGGTGTTGATGAATGGCGTTCATATTTACCAGAGGCGGATTATGTTGTAGTTGCAACACCTCTGACAGCAGAAACCCATAATTTAATTGATGAGACTGTATTGCGATCGCTGCCGCCTCATGCTTATCTGATTAATATTGCTCGTGGTGCTGTGGTTGATGAATCAGCATTAATCAAAGCCCTCACCGAAGGTTGGATTGCTGGTGCTGCTTTAGATACAGTAGTTACAGAACCATTACCAGATGATAGCCCTTTGTGGTCAGTCCCCAATATTTTTATTACCCCTCACTGTTCTGGTCATTCTCCCAAAGTCAAACAGCGTTCAGTGGAATTATTTCTGGACAACTTCAACCGCTACCAAACTTCTCAGCCTTTACGCAATGTCGTAGATAAGCAAGCAGGGTATTAGAAAGAAGGTAGCATTCTTAGCTGATTGTCTGAAATAAACCTGCCCTAGAGTAGCAAGAGCAGGTCAAGGAATTTGTATCAGGAATTCCGTGGAATAGTATTCAACATTATCCTCAGTTTTGCATGATTCGTTGATAATTCTTCACTTGCAAATCAATGCCAGTGATTGCAGTACCAACTACAACAGCATAAGCACCTAAATTTAAAGCGTGGCGTGCCATTTGCGGTGAAGAAATTCCTCCTTCACAAATTATCGGAACTTTTAACTCCTCTAATATCTGAGTTAAAAGTTCCCAGCTAGGTGGAGAATCATTATTAGTTTTGGGAGTATAGCCATAAAGAGTCGTCGCTACAATATCTGCACCAGCAGAGGCGGCGGCTTTAGCGGCTTCAATTGTATCCACATCAGCAATCACTGGTTTCTCTAATTCCTGATGTATGCGGCTGATCATCTCTGCCACTGTCTCACCATCAGGACGAGGCCTTGTTGTCGCATCGATCGCAATTATATCGGCTCCAGCCACCGCCACCGCCGCAGCATGATGAAACTGAGGTGTAATGTATACATCGTATTTAGGAATTACTTGTTTCCATAACCCAATAATCGGCACTTGCACTCGCTCTCTTACCGCACGGATATGAGTTGGAGTATCTATACGTACACCAACAGCACCATTATTAACCGCAGCCTGCGCCATTGCAGCAATAATAGTTGGTTCATGTAGAGGTGAATCAACAGGCGCTTGGCAAGATACAATCAGTCCGTTTTTTAAGGTATGAATTAAGTGGTCATTGGTCATTTGAGATAGAACTACTGTATATATAGGAATCCGATTTGATTTCTGAATCTAGTTGTGTAGGCTGGGAGTAGGGAATGGGGAGTAGGGAGTAGGAAAAAAGCCTGACCTGGGTGTACTGATTTTTTTCATAAATCAAATATGAGTCCTATACAATCTCAATTATTCCAGTTGCTCTCTGAGAGATGGAGTCAGAATCATTAATCCTCTGACAACTTCTTCAGGAGTAGCTGTGCCATCAATTACTTTTGGCGTAATTTCCATCAATTCTAAAGCTAAATGGGTAGGAATCCCCTTGGCTTCTAACCGCTTCAATTCCAAAATGTCAATGCCTGCGGCCAATCCATCTAAATATTCTTCTACACTTACACCCAAGTCTTCAATTTCTGCCATAGTAGAATTTTTATTTGTATTTGACTTTCATATTCACATTGATTACGTATAGCAACCCTAAATCATTTACAAATATCTATCTCCCTTGTCTCCCTTTTCTCCCTTGTCTTTACGTGAGCAAACAAAATATTTTTTTAACAACTGAACTGGAGCGATCGCAAAATTCACCAGTTATGAATCAGCACTGAGAACTTTCGCAGATTGGGGAGGTATCCAGACAGTAAAAATAGAGCCGATACCCACAGTCGATTCTACTTCAATTCGACCCCGATGCAATTCTACCAGTTGTTTAGTTAAAGCTAAACCCAATCCGGTACCTTCATAACGGCGACGATAAGGCGTATCTAACTGCTGAAATTTCTCAAACATTAATGGTAATTGCTCTTCAGAAATCCCAATTCCTGTATCTTCAACTTGAAAAACAGCAGTATTATCTTCTACCCAAATTCTGAGAGTAACACTGCCACCTTCTGGTGTAAATTTAATCGCATTGGTTAACAAATTCCATAAAATTTGTTCGATACGCTCGGCATCAGCACTAAAGATATCGCGTCGAGGATCAATTAGTAAATCCAGTTTGAGGGTAACTTGTTGGTTATTCGCTTTATCAATTAAGGCGGATATAGCACTTTCCGCTATCTTTGCCAAAGAAAATTCATTAATATTTAAAACTGTTTTTCCAGCCTCGATTTGTGATAAATCCAGGATGTCGTTAATCATTTCTAATAAATGTTCGCCACTGTCGTGGATGGTTTGCAGATAATCTCGTTGTCGTTGGCTCAATTCACCTATCGGCCAACGTAACAAAGTAGAAGACATCCCAATTACATAAGTTAACGGTGTGAGTAATTCATGACTAATGGTGGCAAGAAATTCGTTACGTAAACGGCTGGCAGCTTCAGCAGCCAATAAAGCATCACGTAAAGCCATTGTACGCTCTAACACCCGTTGTTCGAGCGTTTGTTTTTCTTGAGTGAGCGATCGCATTAACTCTGATTGATGAATAGCGATCGCTAATTGTTCAGCAATGGAAGAAAGTAAATTTCGCTCATTGTCAGTCCACTGGCGCGGAATATCGCACTGATGAGCAATTAACAAACCCCAGAGTTTTTCCTCAAACATAATTGGGGCTGCTAACTTTGCCCTAACTCGATTAGCGCGGAGAAAGTTCAACAAACACTCTTCCAGCGCATAAGTTTTTTCCACATCTTCCACCACTAAGGTAAAACCTTGGCGATACTTCTCCCAGCAAAGCGAATGGCGAGTAAAGCAAGTTGTTTCTTGGGAATGTAACACCGAAGAAATCTCATCCGTCGCCCTGACTTCATAAACAATGCAACCACCATACTTTTGCCAGTCTGAGATCAGGGATGGAGTAGGACTCTGCCCATTTGCTGTAGAGTTTTGGGTATTGACCCCTGACCTTTCAAATTTATATATTACTAACCTGTCTAACTTCAAAAACTCACGCACTTGGGCGATCGCAGTTGCCATAATCACTGGCAAATCTAAACTTTTGCGAATCTGAGTTGTGACTTGATTTAACAATCGCTCTTGGGAGATTTGTTTTTGTAAAGCAATTTCAATCGCTTGACAAGCATTCTCTGACTGACTGGTATTAAAAGATTCTGTTACCGCCTGATGTTTTTGAGGTAGCAGATACTCTAATAACAACAGCGTGAATCGACTTTGAAGGGTAGCATCATTAGGGCGGAGAATTTGACTGTAGTAGTCAAGATTTTGATAAGTCTCGCAATCACTAGCAAACAAACCCTTCAAATTGTTAACAAAGTCGGCGATCGCTTCTGAATTAAACGTCAAGCTAGTGCTGAGTTGGGAGTTGGGAGTTGGGAATGGGGAGTGGGGATTTTCTTCTGCTTCTTGCTCCTCCTGCGTCAAAGCGCCTCGTAACAGCGCACTAAACTGTTCTGAAACCACCAAAGTGAATCTTTGACTTTGCCATTCTTCAGTTATGAGAACTCTAGCCAGCACAGATTCTGTCAGCACTAGCACAGAACTTTCCACAGATTGAGCCATTTGCTGTAACAATTCCCCAAGCTGATTAAATACAACTAAAGGCAAATTTTGAGAAAAGCTCAAATCAGGTGAACTAAGCATTTTCAAGGTCTAGTGAGAGGGGTTGAAGAACCAGTTTATGGGAGGTGTTACCTCTTGTTTAGCAACTGGCTGTGCTAGGCTGAAATGTTCTTTAAATCGTGTTCTAACCAACAGTTTAAGACGGTAAGGCGGGATCATGCACCGAATAAATGCTAAATCAGTCGGATGGAATCAGTCAGAAAGTTTAATGTTTTTAGAACAAACTCCAGCACCGTTTATATTTATTACGGCTGCGGATACTGACATTCAAACTTTGGCAGCAGCAGTTACCAAATTACCGACGAATTTTCCTGCATTAAGAGTCGCTAACTTATTGCAGTTACAACAACAAATCACTATTGACACATACAGCGAGCAAGTTTTAGAACTTGCCGAGGTAATTATTTTACGTCTTTTAGGCGGACGTGCATATTGGGGTTACGGTTTAGAAGTCGTGCAGGAAATTGTACAACGTAACGGTACAACCTTAATTGTAATGCCTGGAGATGATGCCCTCGACCCAGAATTAGTTGCTCAATCTACTGTACCTGTAGAGATTGTTAACCAAGCATGGCAATACTTCAATGAAGGCGGTGTTAATAATTTTGTTAATGCTTTGCAATTTATTGCTGACACTTGTTTAGAAACATCCTTTCAACCCCTACCACCGCAAATTGTTCCTCGTGTGGGGTTGTATGAATGGACAATTGGGAGTAGGGAGTGGGGAGTGGGGAGTGGTGAAACAGCCTTACTCACACAGGAGGAATACAGAAAGAAAAATCCCGAACTTCCTCTTCCCGATTCCCGACTCCCAACTCCCGACTCCCCAATCCCCAAAGTGGGTATTTTGTTCTACCGCGCTCATTATCTGGCGGGAAATACTCATGTGATTGATGCTTTGTGTACAGCTTTAGCGCACAGAAACTTACAACCAGTGCCAGTGTTTGTTTCTTCATTACGTGACCCCAGTGTACAAGATGAATTGAGTGAAATTTTCCAGCCAAAAGATGCTGAACAAATAGCCATCCTGTTGAATACTACTAGTTTTTCTTTGGCGCGTTTAGACACAGAAGCACCCGAAACAGAAATTTGGCAAAAACTAGATGTGCCAGTTTTACAAGTAATTCTCAGTGGAGGTTCGCTGGAACAGTGGGAGTCACTGTCTCAAGGTTTGTCTCCCCGTGATATTGCTATGAATGTGGCACTACCAGAGGTGGACGGCAGAATTATCAGCCGCGCAGTATCTTTTAAAGCTTTGCAAACACGCAATTCTGACCTAGAAACAGATGTCGTTGTTTATGAACCAGTGAGCGATCGCATCGATTTTGTCGCTCAACTTGCGGCTAATTGGGTACGTCTCAGAACTAAACCACCACAAGAACGGCGCATTGCCCTAATTTTGGCTAACTACCCAAACCGCGATGGTCGCCTTGCTAATGGTGTTGGCTTAGATACTCCCGCCAGTTGCGTAGAAGTTCTCAAAGCCTTACAAATGGCTGGTTATGCAGTAGATGACTTGCCAAAAGATGGTAACGAATTAATCAAACTTCTTACAGATGGCGTAACCAATGACCCCGAAGCCAGAGAATTACGCCCCATTCAGCAAAGTCTTTCAAATGAAGCATATCAGGAATATTTCGCCTCATTACCAGAATCAGTTAAACAAGGTATTAAGGAACGGTGGGGAGTCGGGAGTGGGGAGTCGGGAGTAGAGAATCAAGAAGAAATTTCTTACCCCCATTCTCCTTTTCCCATTCCCGGAATCCAACTCGGCAACATTTTCATTGGGATTCAGCCAGCGCGGGGTTATGATATCGACCCTAGTTTGAATTATCACGCCCCAGATTTAGAACCAACCCACACTTATTTAGCCTTTTATTACTGGGTAAGAGAATACTTTGGTGCGGATGCTGTGGTACATCTTGGCAAACATGGCAACCTGGAATGGCTACCAGGGAAAAGTTTAGCTTTATCCAGCGATTGTTATCCCGAAGTTGCTTTTGGTGCAATGCCTCACCTCTACCCCTTTATTGTTAATGATCCGGGTGAAGGTTCCCAAGCCAAACGCCGCGCCCAAGCGGTGATTATCGACCATCTCACACCACCAATGACTCGTGCAGAATTGTATGGGGCTTTGCAACAATTAGAAAACTTAATTGATGAATTTTACGAAGCCGAAAGTTTAGATCCTTCTCGATTACCAGCCATCCGCGATCGCATCCGCGAACTCGTCATCAACGAAAACCTCCACCTCGACTTAGGACTAGAAAACAAAGAAGCCATCTTCAACTTTGAATTATCAATATTAAACTCATTAGATGGTTATCTATGCGAACTCAAAGAAGCTCAAATCCGCGACGGTTTGCATATATTCGGGCAATGTCCCCAAGATAGACAACTACGCGACTTAATAGTTGCGATCGCTCGCATCCCCAACCGCCATTCCATCGGCATCACCCGCGCCCTGTCCCAAGCCTGGGGATTAGACATCGACCCCCTCACCGACGAATTTAGCGCCCCCTTCACCCCCTCAGAATCACTCTCCGCGCCTTTGCGCCTTTGCGCGAAAATAAAATCCTGTCGCACCATCGGCGATGTAGTCGAACTCCTAGAACAACAAGCCGCCGAACTAGTAGAACAACTCCCCCACTCAGCACTCAGCACTCACACTTCGACTTCGCTCAGTGTACAGCACTCAGCACTCAACACAACCCTAGACTGGATCAACACCAAACTCCTCCCCGCCCTCCAACAAACCCCCGCAGAAATCACCAATTTACTGCATGGACTTGACGGCGGATACGTCCCCAGTGGCGCTTCCGGCGCACCCACACGCGGCAGACCAGAAGTTTTACCCACAGGCAAAAACTTTTACTCAGTAGATATCCGCGCCTTACCCACCGAAACAGCCTGGGATGTTGGTAGAAAAGCAGCAGAGAACTTAATTGAAACTTACACACAAGAACATGGGGAGTATCCCAAAACACTAGGCTTATCCTTGTGGGGGACAGCAACCATGCGGACTGGTGGTGATGACATTGCTGAAGCTTTAGCCTTGTTGGGTGTGCGTCCTGTGTGGGATGGTGCGGCGCGGCGAGTCATCGATTTTGAAATTTTACCCCTGTCGATTTTGGGTCGTCCGCGTGTAGATGTTACCTTAAGAATTTCTGGATTTTTCCGTGATGCCTTCCCCAATCTGATTGACTTATTTGAACAAGCAGTGATCGCAGTCGCCGCATTGGATGAATCGCCAGAGGAAAATCCCTTAGCAGTGCAAGTGCAGCAAGATACAGAGTATTGGGTAACGCAAGGATTACCAGAATCAGAGGCCAAGTTGCGATCGCGTTATCGCATTTTTGGTTCTCAACCCGGTGCTTACGGTGCGGGACTCCAAGGTTTAATGGAATCGCAAAATTGGACTGATGACCAAGATTTAGCCCGCGCCTACATCAACTGGAGTTGTTACGCCTACAGCAGCATTACTGCCAGCCAAGAAAAGGGCAAACTCACCGGAATTGCTGCGCCAGAAGCATTTGGGCAACGTTTACAGCAAATGCAAATTGTTCTGCAAAACCAAGATAACCGCGAACATGATTTGCTCGATTCTGATGATTATTATCAATTTCAAGGTGGTTTAACGGCTGCTGCCCGTTCTTTGCAAGGTAAAAATCCGCAAATTTACTTCGGTGATCATTCTATTCCCGCTAATCCCCGCATCCGCAAACTGCAAACAGAAATTGCGCGAGTATATCGTTCCCGTGTGATTAATCCTAAGTGGATTGCCGGAGTTATGCGCCACGGTTATAAAGGTGCCTTTGAAATGTCAGCAACTGTTGATTTTTTATTCGCCTACGATGCCACGACCAAATGCGTAGAAGACTATATGTATCAAGGGATAGCGGAGTCTTATTTATTTGATACTACCGTTTCCGAATTTATTCAGTACAATAATCCTCATGCGTTGCGTGATATTGCTGAAAGATTACTTGAAGCACACCAGCGTGGTTTATGGGAGAATGTCGATATACTGACACTGGAAAATTTAAGAAATTTAGTACATCAAGCAGAAGCAGCCATCGAAGAAAAATATATTCCAGACAAATCAACGGTGTAGGAATCTACTATGGACAACCTTGCATATTTGCACCTAGCTTTCGCCTATGAAGACTGTGAATCCAGTGACTTGGTGTTGCTGAGTGATTTATTAAACAAAGCCTCAGCCCCAGACTGGAGTAAACTCTCTGGTAAGGCTTGGAAGTATATGTTACCTCTGGCGCTTACCTTGTCTATTCTCAGTAGTGTTAATAGTGTCTTGGCTCTAGAGCGAGGAGATCAAGGCCCTTCTGTGAGAAGTCTGCAACAAAAACTCCAACAAGCAGGCTTTTATCAAGCACCTATCACGCAAGTTTACGATTTCCCCACAGAAGAAGCTGTCCGACGCTTCCAAAAAGCTGCGGGTTTACCTGTTGATGGCGTGATGGGTGCAAGTGCAATCCAAAAACTAGACAACTGGCGTAAGTCGTCTGCAACCAACCAAGCAAAAAAACCAACAGTTGTGCGGACAACTCAAACCACAAGAGTTGCGGCTGCTAGTACATCTAGTACAAAAAAACCAACAGTTGTGCGGACAACTCAAACCACAAGAGTTGCGGCTGCTAGTACATCTAGTACATCAGTCAACAAAACCACAACCCAAGCTACCAAACGCAGTAATTCTCAATACCTGATGAGAGGTGATGAAGGGGAACAAGTGAGAGTTCTGCAAGAAAAATTGCGGGTAGCAGGTTACTACTACGGAAATGCGACAGGGATATTTGGCCCCATTACCGAAGAATCGGTGAAGCGGTTCCAAGAAGCCTATAAACTAAACGTTGATGGGATTGTTGGCCCGGCAACTATCAGCAAACTGCCAGGGAGTGGTGTAGGTTATGGTGAAGATGCTCCGCCAAGACGTGCAGCTGATAAAGATAATCTTCGCATGGGCGATCGCGGTGAAGCCGTGAGAATGCTGCAAGAACAATTAATTAAAGCCGGATATTTACAAGGAGAACCAAACGGCTACTTTGGTTCTTACACTTCCGATGCTGTACGCCGCTTCCAATCTGACAATTACTTAGCCGCCAGTGGAATTGCTGGCCCTACCACCAGAGCTAGGTTATATAGTAAGGTGAGCAATGCGCCCAAAAGCGACTTTAGTGTTTTAGAAATTCAACGACGGCTGCGAGACAAGGGCTTTTATAAAGGAAAGCTCAATGGTGTTATGGCAGAAGACACAAGAAAAGCCATTAAGCAAGCCCAAGAATTTTACGGTGTCAGTCTTAGTGATATTAGAAGCGGACGCTTTTAACATCCGCTATGGCTTGTCGATGTGAATCCCCAATAGGTTGCTTCCCTCCGATAACTCTGCCAATTTTAGATTTTTTGGTCTATCACCAATTGAGTCTTAGATTGGCTGATTGATCAATCCAAAATCCAAAATTTAAAATCCAAAATTCTTTGGTTATCCTGCCCCAATGCTATAGCGGCATTAATGCCCTTTGGCACTTGGGGCATACTGCATGAATGGTCATTTGACAGTCGAGTAAATGAAACCCTTCTTTTTGAGCAGTTTTCGCACCAATTTTTAAAATCGAATCGTTTTTAAACTCAATTGTACTGTTGCACCGGACACAAATTAAATGGTGGTGATGGTGCGGGTAAGGTTGGTTAATTTCGTAATGTTTATGACCTTCGCCTAATTCCAATTCCCGCAAAATGCCCATCCGTGCCATCAACTTCAGCGTCCGGTAGATAGTTGAAAGGCTGATACCTTCGCCATCGGTTTCTAATCGATGGTAAAGATCCTCGGCACTGAGGTGTTCACCTTGTGGTAGCTCTTGAAAAATGTGTAAAATTGTTTCTCGTTGGGGAGTTAAACGCCAGCCTCTTTCATTTAACTCTGCTTTGAGTGAAGTAGTTGTGTAGACAGTCATACTAATTTTTCTCAACAAAGCCTATTAGTTGAGAATATAACAAATGTTCGGAGCAATTTGCAACAAACAATGCTTATTGACAATCTTTGTTAAGTTCCCATAAATAATCCGTAAAGTTCTTAAATCCCTACTTGAGTAGCGATCCCATACTCTCGGACAATTCAGCAGCAGTGTCTGGCAGTATAGCCAAGACTAGCTGCAAAAGTTTTTCATAAGCTAGAGAATTTTTAGCACTAAAATCCAAATTAACTGTGCTAAAACGGAAGAATCCAAAGTCAACAATCTATAGAAGTGTAAAGAATGAAGGATAAAACTTCATCTTCATACGTCACGCTACCCTTCTTCCCAAGGGAGATGCTACGCGAACAGGAAGCCACGCAAAGCGCGTCTACACACTTTACACTTCATACATCAATTAGCTCAGAGACTCTAGATAGTCGCGGATGAGATTACGACGCTTGGGTTGACGGAGCTTTTGCAAAGCTTTCGATTCAATTTGGCGTACTCGTTCCCGTGATAAATCCAGGGCGCGGCCAATTTCGGCTAAAGAATAAGGATGACCATCAGCTAAACCAAACCGCATCAGAATGACATCTCGTTCGCGGCTAGTTAAATCAGCTAACAGATTTTGCAAGTCTCTTTGTAAAGATTCTCGCATTAACATTTCTTCAGGAGTCACGCTATCGGTTTCTAGCAATTCTCCTAACTCTGTATCTTTATCTTTACCAACTTTGGTTTCTAGAGAAACAGAACGT is drawn from Aulosira sp. FACHB-615 and contains these coding sequences:
- the ssuC gene encoding aliphatic sulfonate ABC transporter permease SsuC; this translates as MTITLKNTKNISISLSELFQNQQVQKIVPWIVPISVVILWELSSRVGLLSNRILPAPSGVVITALRLAASGELFQHIGISAGRAISGFLVGGSIGFSLGLLNGIFPVAEKLLDSSLQMLRTIPNLALIPLVILWFGIGDQARLFLVSMGVFFPLYLNTFHGIRSVNPGLIEMGRVYGLKPVQLLWQIILPGALSSILVGVRFSLGIMWLTLIVAETIAADSGLGYMAMNAREFMQTDVVVLSIFIYALLGKLADATARFLERKWLAWHPNYQNV
- a CDS encoding ATP-binding cassette domain-containing protein, whose amino-acid sequence is MSIHPQGTQLSILDLTKAFGKKTVLNSINLEVSPGEFVAIVGRSGCGKSTLLRLVSGLEKASAGGILLDGEPLRKLSSSVRVMFQDPRLLEWKRVIQNVGLGLQNNWREKAQWALEQVGLDDRGEEWPSVLSGGQRQRVSLARALVSQPRLLLLDEPLGALDALTRIDMQKLIEKLWQEQQFTAFLVTHDVEEAVALADRVILIEDGRIALDLPVNLPRPRDRGNEVFVSIRETILDQVMNREGSYAYKELLQLGSY
- a CDS encoding D-2-hydroxyacid dehydrogenase; its protein translation is MKIILPIEIAAEIEPHLSADTKVVLVDSDGNLDQNATDAEIYLSWFFLKSNVLHKVLAAAPALRWHHAPNAGVNHILTPTYLERDLILTNGAGVHAIPIAEFVLTYILAHAKNLAELQALQAEHHWKRGFPIQELTDATLLIIGAGGIGQAIAARAKAFGMKIIGTRRHPQELANFDQVVGVDEWRSYLPEADYVVVATPLTAETHNLIDETVLRSLPPHAYLINIARGAVVDESALIKALTEGWIAGAALDTVVTEPLPDDSPLWSVPNIFITPHCSGHSPKVKQRSVELFLDNFNRYQTSQPLRNVVDKQAGY
- a CDS encoding N-acetylmannosamine-6-phosphate 2-epimerase; the protein is MTNDHLIHTLKNGLIVSCQAPVDSPLHEPTIIAAMAQAAVNNGAVGVRIDTPTHIRAVRERVQVPIIGLWKQVIPKYDVYITPQFHHAAAVAVAGADIIAIDATTRPRPDGETVAEMISRIHQELEKPVIADVDTIEAAKAAASAGADIVATTLYGYTPKTNNDSPPSWELLTQILEELKVPIICEGGISSPQMARHALNLGAYAVVVGTAITGIDLQVKNYQRIMQN
- a CDS encoding GAF domain-containing sensor histidine kinase, whose amino-acid sequence is MLSSPDLSFSQNLPLVVFNQLGELLQQMAQSVESSVLVLTESVLARVLITEEWQSQRFTLVVSEQFSALLRGALTQEEQEAEENPHSPFPTPNSQLSTSLTFNSEAIADFVNNLKGLFASDCETYQNLDYYSQILRPNDATLQSRFTLLLLEYLLPQKHQAVTESFNTSQSENACQAIEIALQKQISQERLLNQVTTQIRKSLDLPVIMATAIAQVREFLKLDRLVIYKFERSGVNTQNSTANGQSPTPSLISDWQKYGGCIVYEVRATDEISSVLHSQETTCFTRHSLCWEKYRQGFTLVVEDVEKTYALEECLLNFLRANRVRAKLAAPIMFEEKLWGLLIAHQCDIPRQWTDNERNLLSSIAEQLAIAIHQSELMRSLTQEKQTLEQRVLERTMALRDALLAAEAASRLRNEFLATISHELLTPLTYVIGMSSTLLRWPIGELSQRQRDYLQTIHDSGEHLLEMINDILDLSQIEAGKTVLNINEFSLAKIAESAISALIDKANNQQVTLKLDLLIDPRRDIFSADAERIEQILWNLLTNAIKFTPEGGSVTLRIWVEDNTAVFQVEDTGIGISEEQLPLMFEKFQQLDTPYRRRYEGTGLGLALTKQLVELHRGRIEVESTVGIGSIFTVWIPPQSAKVLSADS